Proteins encoded in a region of the Spiroplasma endosymbiont of Amphimallon solstitiale genome:
- a CDS encoding phage terminase large subunit, with translation MLSNFGYLLDIAKRMYLKQPLNITKIKQLGSRKSGKTFSDIEFLGILLMLENINIHAYLIRNMSKQLNDSWQELKQIIKATYPSINFIISETKKTIEFNGSKITCKYLHSQDNSNVKLTGLASNYLYDYVIIWSDERYEITENDYQDLKDAIRGANQLLEIESCNPWSILNEFIKKTINACPQNEKQIINEYEQFTIIDNTIYHYQNWKLNTHLKDSDKHQLLEIEVLDPISARVRSHGLVGYESGGIYSHLIHKISRLLQPSYRFSAGLDYGFKDDALACLLIGFDYNFKFVNVIDCLKIENKLVRYDNKQLARLVVEFYIKLAKENNLLYEYGLTVYCDFSNYTFIEMLNDTAIKYQVNSWLYFKDCVKLRLEFRIGKNLALMASERLNISMNAQALLDEFRLAVWDPKSIKQIPLAGNDHLRDAFDYAIEPYIRNLSADINPYFERK, from the coding sequence ATGTTAAGTAATTTTGGTTATTTATTAGATATTGCTAAAAGAATGTATTTAAAACAACCTTTAAATATTACTAAAATTAAACAATTAGGTAGTCGTAAATCTGGTAAAACATTTAGTGATATTGAATTTCTTGGTATTTTATTAATGTTAGAAAATATTAATATTCATGCTTATTTAATTCGTAATATGTCAAAACAATTAAATGATAGTTGACAAGAATTAAAACAAATTATTAAAGCAACATATCCATCAATTAATTTTATTATTAGTGAAACTAAAAAAACTATTGAATTTAATGGTAGTAAAATAACTTGTAAATATTTACATTCACAAGATAATAGTAATGTTAAATTAACTGGATTAGCAAGTAATTATTTATATGATTATGTAATTATATGAAGTGATGAAAGATATGAAATTACTGAAAATGATTATCAAGATTTAAAAGATGCTATTCGTGGAGCAAATCAATTATTAGAAATTGAAAGTTGTAATCCTTGAAGTATTTTAAATGAATTTATTAAAAAAACTATAAATGCTTGTCCACAAAATGAAAAACAAATTATTAATGAATATGAACAATTTACTATTATTGATAATACCATTTATCATTATCAAAATTGAAAATTAAATACTCATTTAAAAGATAGTGATAAACATCAATTATTAGAAATAGAAGTTCTAGACCCGATATCTGCAAGAGTAAGAAGTCATGGTTTAGTAGGTTATGAATCTGGTGGAATATATTCACATCTTATTCATAAGATTAGTAGATTATTACAACCAAGTTATAGATTTAGTGCTGGATTAGATTATGGGTTTAAAGATGATGCTTTAGCATGTTTATTAATAGGTTTTGATTATAATTTTAAATTTGTTAATGTTATTGATTGTTTAAAAATAGAAAATAAATTAGTACGTTATGATAATAAACAATTAGCAAGATTAGTAGTTGAGTTTTATATTAAATTAGCAAAAGAAAATAATTTGTTATATGAATATGGATTAACTGTATATTGTGATTTTAGTAATTATACATTTATTGAAATGTTAAATGATACAGCAATTAAATATCAAGTTAATTCATGGCTATATTTTAAAGATTGTGTGAAGTTAAGGTTAGAGTTTAGAATAGGTAAGAATTTGGCTTTAATGGCTTCAGAACGCTTAAATATTAGTATGAATGCACAAGCATTATTAGATGAATTTAGATTGGCTGTATGAGACCCTAAAAGTATTAAACAAATACCATTAGCGGGTAATGACCATTTACGTGATGCATTTGATTATGCTATAGAACCATATATTAGAAATTTAAGTGCAGATATAAATCCTTATTTTGAAAGGAAGTAA
- a CDS encoding terminase small subunit: protein MQEEKIKIRTIFNDATKLREALENYFIHCKEFDEIPTKVGMLIYLDITENTLYSWKQKKRNTFLQQINWAYLQIRHINTQRYLKVNANNTAWYLERAFVKEYHLSTKIDIKSNDNTALIQVNLENKGKNKC, encoded by the coding sequence GTGCAAGAAGAAAAAATAAAAATAAGAACAATTTTTAATGATGCTACAAAATTAAGAGAAGCATTAGAAAATTATTTTATTCATTGTAAAGAGTTTGATGAAATACCTACGAAAGTTGGTATGCTAATTTATTTAGATATTACTGAAAATACTCTTTATAGTTGAAAACAAAAAAAGAGAAATACTTTTTTACAACAAATTAATTGAGCATATTTACAAATACGCCATATTAATACACAAAGATATTTAAAAGTAAATGCAAATAATACTGCATGATATTTAGAAAGAGCATTTGTGAAAGAATATCATTTATCTACAAAAATTGATATAAAAAGTAATGATAATACAGCCCTTATACAAGTTAATCTAGAAAATAAAGGTAAGAATAAATGTTAA
- a CDS encoding Mbov_0401 family ICE element transposase-like protein produces the protein MFSFKEFLKSEITNILAKYFQKIHDFDEYFFQNRDKNQYKVAWTCNRTVNTPIGIDTFRQRVYWDTINKKHYYPIYEEFGIKKRARITNDLYFEILDNLIENLISKKGYFNIQSEFKYTSFSKNLISRIFKDAKIPKLIPEQKFKVLDNQKLNICADDAYITCWDENGLKQQYCCRLLTFNLGRKKIYSYRNKLDKKITSFMLFKTNNAPKQEELHNFTMQTINNHYDIKLNIFAINWEYNNYNLVVAGDGALWIRAMASWLGCYYILDKYHAYSYLWKSFVNVRGKHQKKALDWTKYLDVTTTFSNGNYNGLITILENNHNKVTKKTYNYFKNNEQGIINQNADWNIGCSAESDVYHFLKSLTNGAKIYHHQTLNNMLIAKANYLNARSYLNST, from the coding sequence ATGTTTAGTTTTAAAGAATTTCTAAAATCTGAAATCACTAATATTTTAGCAAAATATTTTCAAAAAATCCATGATTTTGATGAATATTTTTTTCAAAATAGAGATAAAAATCAATATAAAGTTGCTTGAACCTGTAATAGAACAGTAAATACTCCAATTGGAATTGATACTTTTAGACAAAGAGTTTATTGAGATACAATTAATAAAAAACATTATTATCCAATTTATGAAGAATTTGGTATTAAAAAAAGAGCAAGAATTACTAATGATTTATATTTTGAAATATTAGATAATTTAATTGAAAATTTAATAAGTAAAAAAGGTTATTTTAATATTCAATCAGAATTTAAATATACTTCTTTTTCTAAAAATCTTATTTCAAGGATTTTTAAAGATGCAAAAATTCCAAAATTAATACCAGAACAAAAATTTAAAGTATTAGATAATCAAAAATTAAATATATGTGCAGATGATGCTTATATAACTTGTTGAGATGAAAATGGTTTAAAACAGCAATATTGTTGTAGACTTTTAACTTTTAATCTTGGTAGAAAAAAAATTTATTCATATAGAAATAAATTAGACAAGAAAATAACTTCATTTATGTTATTTAAAACTAATAATGCACCAAAACAAGAAGAATTACATAATTTTACAATGCAAACTATTAATAATCATTATGATATTAAATTAAATATATTTGCTATTAATTGAGAATATAATAATTATAATTTAGTAGTTGCTGGTGATGGGGCATTATGAATTAGAGCAATGGCTAGTTGATTGGGTTGTTATTATATTTTAGATAAATATCATGCTTATAGTTATTTATGAAAATCTTTTGTTAATGTTCGTGGTAAACATCAAAAGAAAGCACTTGATTGAACAAAGTATTTAGATGTAACAACTACTTTTTCAAATGGTAATTATAATGGATTAATTACTATTTTAGAAAATAATCATAATAAAGTTACTAAAAAAACTTATAATTATTTTAAAAATAATGAACAAGGAATTATTAATCAAAATGCTGATTGAAATATTGGATGTTCTGCTGAAAGTGATGTTTATCATTTTTTAAAATCTTTAACTAATGGAGCAAAAATATATCATCATCAAACATTAAATAATATGTTAATAGCAAAAGCAAATTATTTAAATGCTAGAAGTTATTTGAATAGTACTTAA
- a CDS encoding IS256 family transposase, with amino-acid sequence MAKKQNINNNDPISKAVDLLLENTEDLTTVFKEGGLYKELTKRLVEKMLNSEMQNYLGYEKNQHSNTENARNGTSSKKLITQQGKIEIDVPRDRNSDFTPVIVAKRQRRFDGFDQQVLSLYAKGMTLSDIRMQLQELYHGADISESVISQITDDVIDDVKAWQNRPLESVYPIVYFDCIVVKVRQDKRIINKSVYIALGVDLEGKKDVLGLWISENEGAKFWLANFTEMKNRGLNDILIACSDNLTGMSEAIQAVYPKTEHQLCIVHQIRNSLKYVSYKHRKTLVTDLKPIYSACSEEQAMQALESFESKWNKQYPQIAKSWYKNWENLMIFISYPAEIKRVIYTTNAIESVNSQLRKVIRNKKAFPNDMSVFKIFYLAIENITKKWTLPIQNWNTAIAHFMIKFEDRINLN; translated from the coding sequence ATGGCTAAAAAACAAAATATTAATAATAATGATCCAATATCAAAAGCAGTAGATTTATTATTAGAAAATACTGAAGATTTAACAACAGTTTTTAAAGAAGGGGGTTTATATAAAGAATTAACAAAACGTTTAGTTGAAAAAATGTTGAATTCTGAAATGCAAAATTATTTAGGATATGAAAAAAATCAACATAGTAATACTGAAAATGCTCGTAATGGTACAAGTTCAAAAAAATTAATAACTCAACAAGGTAAAATTGAGATTGATGTACCAAGAGATCGCAATAGTGATTTTACTCCTGTAATAGTTGCAAAAAGACAGCGAAGATTTGATGGTTTTGATCAACAAGTGCTTTCACTATATGCAAAAGGTATGACTCTATCTGACATTAGAATGCAGTTACAAGAGTTATATCATGGTGCTGATATTAGTGAAAGTGTTATTAGTCAAATTACTGATGATGTTATTGATGATGTCAAAGCATGACAAAATCGACCATTAGAAAGCGTTTATCCGATTGTTTATTTTGATTGTATAGTAGTTAAAGTTCGACAAGATAAACGGATTATTAATAAATCAGTTTATATAGCATTAGGAGTTGATTTAGAAGGTAAAAAAGATGTTTTAGGCTTATGAATTAGTGAAAATGAAGGTGCTAAATTTTGATTAGCTAATTTCACAGAAATGAAAAATCGAGGCTTAAATGATATTTTGATTGCTTGTAGTGATAATTTAACAGGCATGTCAGAAGCAATACAAGCAGTTTATCCTAAAACAGAACATCAATTATGCATTGTTCATCAAATTCGAAATAGTTTAAAATATGTTTCATACAAACATCGAAAAACTCTAGTTACAGATTTAAAACCAATTTATAGTGCATGTAGTGAAGAACAAGCAATGCAAGCTTTAGAATCATTTGAAAGTAAATGAAATAAACAATATCCCCAAATTGCTAAATCTTGATATAAAAATTGAGAAAATTTGATGATTTTTATTAGTTATCCTGCAGAAATCAAAAGAGTAATTTATACAACAAATGCTATTGAATCTGTTAATAGTCAATTACGAAAAGTTATTAGAAACAAAAAAGCTTTTCCTAATGATATGTCAGTTTTTAAAATATTTTATTTAGCAATTGAAAATATAACAAAAAAATGAACATTGCCTATTCAAAATTGAAATACAGCAATTGCTCATTTTATGATAAAATTTGAAGACAGAATTAATCTGAACTAG
- a CDS encoding IS30 family transposase, protein MYKYLTIESIIAIKEYKSYGFSIRKIAKAIDYSKSTVHRVCRLLNQNLLPLEILNKIQKNKQNAGRKLIILTLIEINTINHLLITKNYALDIIANFLKENKIKSISTKTLYNMFKTNRMGFDENNLLRKGKNKPHKQKETRGRINNCKSIHERNLIIPNIKNIEEFGHLEGDTIIGKDHKSSIITLADIWSKTTIPLATKNNKSENITKSIIKFISKLQKGTVKTITFDRGKEFSKWKLIEKNCNVKIYFADPGKPCQRGLNENNNGILRRYLPKSTDLSSYKQKDLNTIAFQINSTPRKSLSYKRPIDLIQLF, encoded by the coding sequence ATGTATAAGTATCTGACTATTGAATCAATAATAGCAATAAAAGAATATAAAAGTTATGGATTTTCGATTCGTAAAATAGCAAAAGCCATTGATTATAGTAAATCAACTGTACATAGAGTTTGTAGATTATTAAATCAAAACTTATTACCATTAGAAATATTGAATAAAATTCAAAAAAATAAACAAAATGCAGGTAGAAAATTAATAATTTTAACTTTAATAGAAATTAATACTATTAATCATTTGTTAATTACTAAAAATTATGCTCTTGATATAATTGCTAATTTTTTAAAGGAAAATAAAATAAAAAGTATTTCAACAAAAACTTTATATAACATGTTTAAAACAAATCGAATGGGTTTTGATGAAAATAACTTATTGAGAAAAGGAAAAAATAAACCTCACAAACAAAAAGAAACTAGGGGCAGAATTAATAATTGTAAGTCTATTCATGAAAGAAATTTAATCATTCCTAATATTAAAAATATAGAAGAATTTGGTCATTTAGAGGGTGATACTATCATTGGTAAAGATCATAAAAGTTCTATTATTACTTTAGCTGATATATGATCAAAAACCACAATTCCTTTAGCAACTAAAAATAATAAATCAGAAAATATTACAAAAAGTATAATAAAATTTATTTCAAAGTTACAAAAAGGAACAGTTAAAACTATTACTTTTGATCGTGGTAAAGAATTTAGTAAATGAAAATTAATCGAAAAAAATTGTAATGTTAAGATTTATTTTGCAGATCCTGGTAAACCTTGTCAAAGAGGTTTAAATGAAAATAATAATGGTATTTTAAGAAGATATTTACCAAAATCTACAGATCTATCTTCATATAAACAAAAAGATTTAAATACTATAGCATTTCAAATTAATTCTACACCCAGAAAATCACTATCTTATAAAAGACCAATAGATTTAATACAATTATTTTAA